TGCGCTCTTGACACGAATGGAAGGATTTCCTCAATTCAGATTGCATTATAATTTACGTGTAACCTTCCAAATTGTGACAAGGAGGCACACATTCCACCCGGGCTCCCAGGTGAGATAGATGACCCGTAAGATAACAAGGGACAACactaaatggaaataactgaataaatcattcaaataatcAGAAAAACAGCCACGTCCCACTGTAGCAATAATTAGATTTAGAGAACACAGTGGCGGGCCAGGAGTAGTATGGTAATGAATTGTTCTACCTAGGTGTTTAtcaattatataaaaacacactgcaATTAGCTCACAGGTCAGCACGCAGTGAATGTTGAATCACTGATGATGTGCTAATGGCTTCTCGTTCCATTGCTGGCAGGCCGGCTCGGGACGCCCCTGATAGATGCAACACTGATTTCGATGCTGTGGCTCAGATACGAGGAGAGGCGTTCTTTTTTAAAGGTACTGGCTGCTCTGCTGTACACAGTATGCCTCGGATTAACATGATTGCACCCCGTTGGTTTCACAGTTTGGTAATTCAATTGTACAGTTAATTCACAGTTTGGCAAATTGTGCTGTAAGGAACATTCCCTACTTCCCTATTAAAGTGACTTGCTATATCTATCTCGCACATGCAGGTTTGAAGAAACCGAGGTTATAGCCatgtgttttcattgtatttccACTGTCCTTCCTCTAAGGCAAATATTTCTGGAGGCTGACCAGAGAGAAGCACCTGGTGTCTCTCAGGCCAGCACAGATCCTTCGCTTCTGGAGAGGACTGCCGATCAACCTGGACAGTGTGGACGCAGTCTATGAAAGGCCCGTCGATCACAAGATTGTGTTTTTCAAAGGTAGGGCTAGTGTTGTAGTTATTCCACGAATGAGGCTGAACGTTTACGGATTACTCTGTTTATGTAACAAGGACAAGAAAGGGAAAGCGAAGTCAGTTTAAACCTAAAATAAACGGCTGAATTACTTTGCTTAGATCAACCTCCACATCCGTTTAGCAATGCTGATTAGATGGATAagaatcaacacaaaataaattctaAAGTGAGATCTGGTCCAAATTTTGGAACCGAGACAAAAGTAGCATTTTTAttaagtacagtttttttttgttgttttgttttgctttgttttagcaagaaaaaaatattttaggatagttatattttatatatcccAAAACTTGTTTCTAAAGTGACATTCTGCCCCATGAATTCCACAGTCCCTGTGATGTGGTACAAAATATACACTGCACAGCCTCACGTTTGTACTCTATCTCTCGCTATCTCAGGGGGAAAGTACTGGGTATTTAAAGACAATAACGTTGAGGAGGGATACCCGCGTCCAATCAGTGATTTCGGCCTACCGTTAGACGGGGTGGATGCTGCCTTCGTCTGGACGCACAATGACAAGACCTACTTCTTCAAGGACGGTCTCTACTGGAGGTACGATGACCACGAGCGGCGGATGGATACGGGGTATCCTAAAGACGTCGTGCTTTGGAAAGGAGTCCCAGCTCTCCTTGATGATGCCATGCGATGGTTAGATGGTGAGTCAAAAAATCTTTGAAATGATAAGGATATATTTCTTATCAGTTTAGCGTTCACGGTAATAGGAATTGCTTTTCCTTGTCCTAAATAACCTTACAGAAGGAAATTTAAAAGCCTTTCTTTGTTGCCCATGCAGGAGCCTCCTATTTCTTCAAGGGGACGGAGTACTGGCGGGTGAAGGACAATGAGATCGAGGTGGAGGCTGGGTACCCACGCTCAATCGGCAGGGACTGGCTGGTGTGCACTGAGATGCAGTCAGACTCCCCGGCCACACACACTAACGAGACGCGGTCGAGGCAGGGACAGAAGCAGCACCAGGAGAGCCGCTCGGAGAATGGGTATGAGGTGTGCTCCTGCACCTCAGCCTCCGACAGTTCTGCCCCGGCACGGACACTCCCCCTCCTGCTGGTTTTGCTAGAACTCTGCATATGGACCCTCACAGCAGCCCGGCCAGCGCCGGTATGATGGGCAGACATGGACCAAATGAAATAGACCCCATggactagaaaacaaaaaagtgtgcagttaaaaagaagaaacagcCAGTGATTGTACTTATTGATATGCAGATCAATGCCACACAACAATACACAGCACAGCTTACACTGTTTTCAGTACATCTCTGTATGAGTCTTTGTTGATCTATACCCTCATTGATTTTGATCCCCTTATCAGTTAATGAACAAGTGCATTtgctcattatttttttaaaaaaaggcttttattcATAATGAATGGATCTGAGCTGCCTCATTTAGTCACAGTACTAAATGTAAGTAGTTtacaaattaattcatttaaCACCTTATATTTAAGCATGTATACATCATTTGCCAAATATctcttgtttcttttctgttgtcttaatatatttttaagctGGCAATATGAAGTATATGATTTATTTCATGAATTTATTTTAGCTAAACTCAGCAGCCAACTCCATTCATTACCACTAGTATGCTAAGATCCTGTCTGTTTTAATTGTGGTTAGCATAAGAACATATTTGACAGCCCTTAAGTTATATTATCAATAATAGGCAACTTGCTGTCTATTACAAACAACTGGCAGTTCCTTGAAACCCATGATTTTGTGTTGGTTGTTCTGCTGACACATGAAAAGGACATTTTTTGGTGTCTTGGTTGCACTGTTGGACTCTTTCTGACTTGATGCAAAGTACAGATATGGTCTTATTGTGGTACgattataataaaaatgcaataaactTGTAACGCTTAACTGTGTGAATGGCAATTAAGGGCTGATAAACAACAGCTTCTGTAAGTAAGTAAAACACATTCTTATGTTTTGAGCTCTATCATGAActcatccaattgtgatgaacCGTGGCATGATCATGCTTTTTCACAGCTGCACTGACAGTATTGTGGATGGAGGGACACCAGTCACTTACTTTTCTACTTGCTATATTGTTCAGATTTTGTACTGCCAATTTAGAGACGTTTACAGATTTATCATTCCTAatctgaataaatacataaatgcaattGTCTACCAGTCATTCAGTGCTATCAGATAATGATTCAGTGCTATCTTGAAATAACCAATATACCATAAAAGCAATCACATAAAAGAGTATAGCTGATCATCTAGAACCTGGCTGGATGAAAGGTCGCCTAGGCCTACCAGTACTGGGCATACCGGAACTCCAACAGTGCATTTTCCAAAGAACTCTTCCAGTAGGTACAATTAGTATCTTGGCTTGGCTGCAGCTCACAGTAGCAGGCACAGCTCTGGGAATTTGACAGTGACCACTGGAGGAGAATACAGATGTCAATAAGCAACTTGGTTATACTGGCTAACTTACTGGGAATTAGCCCAATTTCACTAAGAAGCACAGTTTTTATTTGGGGTGGGGGAAGGTGTATATATACTTGCTACACTATCCATGGAGCACCGAGGCACCTGCTTACCACTGAAAAAAAGATGATGTGAAAAATGCTTGTCCAGGAATGGGGCGGGCGGGGGAGGTGATAATCATTTGATAGCCATCCCGAGGCTTCCTAGCTACCTTTTAAATCCATCTTGAAAGAAGAGCAGTGTTAGTGCAAGGAGAGGAACACAAGACCTTTAGTTCATTACATTTCTAGATGATTGTCTCCTAGCAAAGTGCAGTATCACATGCTTTTAGATTTGGACCTGCTTGCAGCAGACAGTGGACCGATTTCAGAAAAGTGGAGCTCTCAGCTATCTGCTCCACATGGAAAAGTACCAAGTAAAAACCAAAAGAGGCTGGACCGGACCAGGTGAATGTTCGGACCTGACACTGAAAGTCAAGCAGACCTCAAACAGCCTGGAATTTACCAGATGCAAAAGAGCTTGCGCAGAAATGGATTAACATTATGAAGACACAAAGTCAGATTGGCTGAAAGTTGACTGATGACCTAAATGGGCGCTTCCCACAGGAAAAGCATGCAACTAAAACCTAACGTACAATATCGGGCACAAGCACAGCACAGTTTCAAAAGGCAATGAAGGATTATCTTGGTCCATTCAGGTCAGGTACTGATGGGTCAGGGTCCAGTTAGTCTGCAGTCCAGATTCCCTTTTAATTCAGTTCAGGTCTGTTTGTACTGCATAGTTTCCAACTGCCCTAGCAtaagttttcaaacagcagcatgcCAACTTCTATAAAGTAGTAATGAAGTGTGCCTAAACAATACTAGACTGTCCCCTTCCTATTGAAAATTCATTGCCAAATACAATATTGACCAAAAGGACAGAGCCTATGAATCGACCCTCAATCATCGCTGTCATTCAATACTGCAGTATCGATGCATTAAATTGGAACAGACTTAGACTGAACTGTAATGCCAATTTAAGGTCACGATGCATATACTGTAATGGTCGTACActaaaactatattatatatgcagGTATGGTAATATAATTAGTATTTACCGGGCTGTTGAACAGCAGGGTGAGAGTTCTAGTTATCAGAACTGCTTTCTTTGCAAAGGCATGTGTTGCTGATATCATTCTACGTAACATGTTTCTTTGCATGTAGGCGTTAAAACATCTTGGTAACAGCCCAAAGGTAAAGGATTACAACTGTTAAAACGCATTCTCGACTTctgctgtaatattttgtttaaattaacctAGCCATtgccctagccctaaccctaacacttatGAATTGGTGTTACTACGAAACAGAGTTAATTACTGGTTATTAGAAAGATAATTACTGCATTACAAAAAGAGACATTTTCACTGAAGGGTGAGGCCCACACCGCTGTATGCAAAATAACATCTCCTGGTCTTTAGTAGAGGACACCAAGGGACAGGGTCTTGCAGCCTTGTGATTTGAGTACAGCCTTTAGCCTGGATTTGCACAGGTTTTAAAGAGGAGCACCCTTTCTGAGCCAGGCGCAATTGCAGGGGCAAAGTGGAGGCATGGATCTTCAGATTGTACTTTGCCTGCTAGCCCTTCCATCCTAATAAATCTGCAGCAACAAAGTGAGATACTGTACCTGGAATATGGAAATAGCCTAACCTGGCCTTTTaaccctttctccctctctctcacgtTCCCATAATAAGCTTAACTATACCTTACTTTTGAAAATATTACAAGTGAGTATAGTACATTGAATTACCTTAACTAAGCTACAATACGTGTCTTCTAGGGATTTTTTCTCTTATTATTTATATGTAGATTTGCCTCCAAATGTATCACTACTATATAATGTATACTGCCTTAAAAAGGAGTGCAGACTACTATTTTTCTCATATGCTCTGtacagggcttctgttttttggtgttaattaatttacttttttcgGTGCATATTTTTAGCTTTGTTCAATTTTATGTAAaattttttttcagggctttggcttttctatactgtatgaaattattgtttttggtttctttccaAAATTCgtgggctttttttttctgtcacaatattaaCTTGACAGTatttcaattgtaccttctttcctttgctgtcttcaacAAGCATGTCCTATCCTATCGAactgtaatatagttttaaatctCGCGAGCAAGAACAACCCTCCGCTTCaagtaattgtaatctcgttttaaatctcgcaagcgtgtacaatcctccaatagaaagtGTAGGAATGTGCTGCAACTCAGTAGGTGGGGTGGgtttaagtattcagaacgaatcaatgtgagATAAAAGTCAGAAAGGAGGGAcattgctcagctgcactggggattttttttttttttgtaggttactgtatatttattgacTATGcgcagatttattattttttttgtatcggggttgtcttattggttaaaaccgaaaatcagaagccataACTATGCAGCATGCAATTCCAACGAAAGCTTCAAAGGGAAATATGTTTTGAATGCCCAGCAGGTGCTGTCGGTATAAATACATGCATGGTGGAAATAAGAAGCAAGTTATTCAGTCAAGTGAAGCTTTAAAAGGTCCTGGGTTTCCAACAACCTCTTCACACAAGTAATTTGCCTGCTGGTAATGTTTTCAAAGAGGTTAGACCCCACTTAATAGGGCAACACTCACCCCAATCTGGGGTACATATGTATagaacccctccccctccccctcccctccccccagcccccccgccccccagtCGCCCACAGTCAGTAATACAGAGGTCTGAACTGTGTGTATGGTAACTACCTCAAGCTACTGTTCTAAAACTTATTCAGACACCCTTAATTTTCACGTTCAGGACAGCACTGCTGCTCTCCCCTTGCAATGAATAACATTTTCAGGTGTTTGTTCTGAAGAGCATTGCATCGGGCCTAATGATTTCCTCATTAGTCTGTTTCTTCGTAAGGCACCAGCCCCGCTGCCTGCCTCAGAGTCTTCAAACTCATTGCCTTGGGGAGATTTGGAACCTTGAGAAGAGCGGCCGCCCACTGAAGCTGCCTGGATTCAGGTCACGCTCGTCCTGTGCTGCTGTCACAGAACAAGGATCTTCAGTCGCTTGGAGCTGGAGCTGACTTTGACtgaaaaagctgaaataaatggATAAAACCAGTCTGTTTATTCATATTCACCTGCGAGGCAacaaaaggtttttgtttttacgACTATTATTTTGCTAAAGATGCAGACAAGAAGCTGTCTGCTTTTGTAGAGCCGTTACATTGGAACATTTGTATGTCCACAACAGTACACCTAAATTTATTACCACTATTGACATACATTAACGCACTGCAATGACCCTTTAGTTCAAGTGCTTGTGAAAGGATAgttgggaggacagagactctgagacagtaaaactgcagttaaagcgctgctgcgctgttttaatcaacaaaaataaatcaaaaaatcaaacaagACACCTCCAACAAGTGCaggaatttcccccttttttatagcatgtggctggagcctaattatcaattactcaaatagctccagtcacattctcacatgtattttggcaggtataggaaattaaccccatccctgccaaccaccaccaaatacaacaatatttacagacagggccctgccctgccacattgCTATTGTCAAGTAGCTTTGCTCAGTTTGGGCACATCTTCTTGTGTATATTCTACTGGAAGTTTTCCAAGGAAACCTGTACAAATCTGTAAGGAGATCTTATGGGAAGAATTGTGGTAAAGCCGGGTCCATGCAGGTCTAAAGCCAGCACTGGTTTTTGCTCTTGTTATTCTGGTTCAATAAAGTCTTGGTATATTTTATTGAACTTCCAGTGGTGCTTTCTTTTTGTGTGTCCTATGGATTTAATGAAGGACAGGGGTTAGTATTTACACATACAGTCACTCTAGTGCTAGCagaaattgttatttaaatagctTTCTATTTTTAGGCATCATTTTATTAAAGGAGTGTTAATCAATGCTTTCAAATCTATTCATTACTTATTATCTTTGCTCAACTATGCCCAGCTTCTTATTTATAGAGTTCTCTTTGAAATACCTTAATCCACATTGAAGTATAATATCTTccacagaagaaaaagaagaccTGTGATAATACTGTTTGTGCTAATAAGagataagaaaatgttttttacaaCCTTGGTTACttggtataaaataaaaaatgaattcagaaCACGATATTGGTTATTTTTCATTCTTATCCCTAATGAAGCATAACATCTCCAGGTGTTCggtatttaatcatttaaatatttgaccAGTTCATTCTCAGTAGCCTTCCTGTTTCCAGGGTTACCAGGAAGACAGCCAAGTAGTAAACAACACTAGAAACAGACTATTTTTGatgctgtatttaatatatcCTGCCATGTAAAGTGGGATGCATATTGTTGAATATTTCATGAAAATAATACcagttttttgttcatttgtgaTCAAGGAAGTGCACGTGTTTCCTGAGAGAAAGGCATAGAAACTagaaactttctttaacctaatgtagtaccagatatcaagttttaaaatgaaaatacatttttgctattcCAGGTGTTTgttgcaaaactgcacatgtaaGACCtctgtagctaatggaagtgaaaAACATGTCTGATTTATGGAAttcttttgttagctacagtcacAATTTCCCGCAAGCATGAGGTTAAAAATGAAAGTGCTGCACTGCAAAACTGATGGCAGCTTCTCTGTCTGATCAATGGCTTTATCGAGCAGTCACTAATGAGATCaaaattcaagtttaaaaatTGCTGGAAACAGACATATACATTGGACTTTATGTCGGGCAGAATACAGTACGTATTCATTTCTTAGTTATACTTTAATGGACTTGCTCGGGTTTAAGCCTGATGCTGCTCACTTACAGCTcttaaatgcagttttaattttttaaaaaatgaatgaaaaaacacCTTCAACATCACAATGCATGCTGAATGTGTTGAGTTCTAGCCTACTGGGCTAATACTGCTTTCCACTACAGCACACTCAGTGGGGGTCTCAGAAGAGGCTTCAACTAAATATCAACCAGGTCAAACAGCCCGCTTAGTTCCTGAGATTAGACAACTTCACAATCTACCATAGCTGGACCGCAggattttaaaagtttttcagTTTCTtgagttttttgggggtttttttggttgcCTCTCAGCAGGGTGTGGGTATTTCAAATTTAATTCTCTGCTTTGACAGTCTGGCTGGTATTTCCATGCCGTACAGCGGGGGAGTCATTCTCTTAAGTGAGGGGTGACTTCTTGCCAGGAAACCATCACACATAATTATCAAACAACAACCCTCATGGGAGGTCAGCCCATCAGAACAAGGCGCACACAGACTCCTGTAGCAAAAGAGCAATTGGGTACCCCAGCTCTATCTCAGGGAAGGGTAAAGAACAAGTCACTCCACACTGTGTGGGCACACCGCCTGGCAAGACAACTACTTTAAcccatgtatatatgtatgcatgtatgcatgtatgtaagtATATATTTATTGAGTTTGTTAACTGGTATAAGtgtctttatatactgtactaacAAACGTACAGTATGTACAGAGGGGAAGTTCGAAAAACATTTTGGCTAGCATTCTCTGGTCCAGGCACTAGTGAAAACTTTGTCCACATGACTTAATTTTAtcctatatatatttaataagaaaGGCTAATTGACAGATGTCTGTGCCGATTTTATATCTCTCGCATGTTAGTCCGCCAGCCAGCCCcccgaatt
Above is a window of Polyodon spathula isolate WHYD16114869_AA chromosome 25, ASM1765450v1, whole genome shotgun sequence DNA encoding:
- the LOC121299513 gene encoding matrix metalloproteinase-17-like isoform X2, which codes for MQRFGGVEESGELDEATLVLMKTPRCSLPDVNESETARRKRTLTTPSKWSKRHLSWRVRTFPKESHLGHDTIRALMYYALKVWSDITPLNFHEVAGSEADIQIDFSRADHNDGYPFDGPGGTVAHAFFPGDHHTSGETHFDDDESWTFRSSDAHGMDLFAVAVHEFGHAIGLAHTSAIESVMRPYYQGPVGDPLKYDLPYEDKVRVWQLYGVRDSVSHMARPDMTRTAEPPVLPDLPENRSTLPPARDAPDRCNTDFDAVAQIRGEAFFFKGKYFWRLTREKHLVSLRPAQILRFWRGLPINLDSVDAVYERPVDHKIVFFKGGKYWVFKDNNVEEGYPRPISDFGLPLDGVDAAFVWTHNDKTYFFKDGLYWRYDDHERRMDTGYPKDVVLWKGVPALLDDAMRWLDGASYFFKGTEYWRVKDNEIEVEAGYPRSIGRDWLVCTEMQSDSPATHTNETRSRQGQKQHQESRSENGYEVCSCTSASDSSAPARTLPLLLVLLELCIWTLTAARPAPV